One stretch of Commensalibacter melissae DNA includes these proteins:
- the dut gene encoding dUTP diphosphatase produces the protein MSLAPFPRIRVKRLAHSIELPLPSYATIGAAGMDLLAAVNEPITILSQEIALIPTGLQIALPHNYELQIRPRSGLALKHGILLPNSPGTIDEDYRGEVKVILLNTGKESFVVERGMRIAQAIIAPVIRAVWEETDILEETERSCGGFGSTGV, from the coding sequence ATGTCCTTGGCACCCTTTCCTAGAATTCGAGTAAAAAGGCTGGCACATTCCATAGAACTGCCACTCCCTTCTTATGCAACCATTGGTGCGGCAGGAATGGACTTACTGGCTGCCGTTAATGAACCGATTACAATCTTATCGCAAGAAATAGCGCTTATTCCTACAGGGTTACAGATAGCTTTACCCCATAATTATGAGTTGCAAATTCGTCCCAGATCAGGATTGGCCCTGAAACATGGAATATTACTTCCCAATTCTCCCGGTACGATTGATGAAGATTATCGTGGTGAAGTTAAAGTGATTTTATTGAACACTGGGAAAGAATCCTTTGTCGTCGAACGTGGTATGCGCATTGCGCAAGCTATTATAGCCCCAGTTATTCGGGCAGTTTGGGAAGAAACAGATATTCTTGAAGAAACGGAACGATCGTGTGGAGGTTTTGGAAGTACGGGTGTCTGA
- a CDS encoding ABC transporter permease, which translates to MKKQNIPASVTVQSKPNIFDAITIICVIALGVSIATATRHVIQPLNMPNAQLIHLDPIYLPGYAMRTTLRMFAALFASLLFTFGYAVLAAKSRKAEMLLIPVLDILQSVPILGFLTFTVVFFMGLFPGKILGAELAAIFTIFTSQAWNMAFSLYQSLKTIPPDMEEAARCFGLTGWQRFWKLEVPFAIPGLIWNMMMSMSGGWFMIVYSETITVGNTNIVLPGIGSYVGMAIEQRNLAAIFYAIGAMLFVILAYDQLLFRPLVAWSSKFRFETTQSETDTAPWFLRLIHKTYFIRWVMTFIGKLMHKIANLPLGRKNNFFNEKFTATKTSDVIYISVLCFLGIIAGFYIYHTVHNQLTIHEILYVIWLGFLTLLRVISMIILASIIWVPAGIWLGLRPKWAKRTQVIAQFMAAFPANLFFPFFVVGIVHFHLSSNIWLTPLMILGTQWYILFNVVGGASNFPGDLREVVNNLQIHGKLWWFKIMLPAIFPYYVTGALTACGGAWNASIAAELASWGNTTLIAEGLGSYIALATEMGNTFKVGLGMVVMSAFVILFNRIVWHPLYSFAQRRLSFI; encoded by the coding sequence ATGAAAAAACAGAATATTCCCGCCAGCGTAACTGTTCAATCGAAACCAAATATTTTTGATGCAATCACCATTATATGTGTGATTGCACTAGGGGTATCGATTGCAACAGCTACACGGCACGTTATACAACCCTTGAATATGCCAAATGCGCAACTTATACACCTGGATCCCATCTATTTGCCAGGATATGCCATGCGTACAACTTTACGCATGTTTGCCGCTCTTTTCGCTTCTTTACTTTTTACCTTTGGATACGCAGTCTTGGCAGCCAAAAGTCGTAAGGCGGAAATGCTGCTAATTCCTGTTCTCGATATATTGCAATCTGTGCCCATTTTAGGGTTTTTAACCTTTACAGTTGTCTTTTTTATGGGATTATTTCCCGGCAAAATTCTTGGTGCCGAACTGGCTGCAATATTTACGATTTTTACCAGTCAGGCATGGAATATGGCATTTAGTTTGTATCAATCCCTCAAAACGATACCTCCTGATATGGAAGAAGCCGCACGTTGTTTTGGTTTAACTGGATGGCAACGTTTTTGGAAACTGGAAGTTCCATTCGCTATTCCAGGATTGATCTGGAATATGATGATGTCCATGTCCGGTGGCTGGTTCATGATTGTCTATTCAGAAACAATCACTGTTGGAAATACAAACATTGTTTTGCCTGGAATAGGATCGTATGTAGGTATGGCAATTGAACAAAGAAATCTGGCCGCAATTTTTTATGCAATTGGAGCAATGTTGTTTGTTATTTTGGCATATGACCAATTACTATTCCGTCCCTTGGTTGCATGGTCTTCAAAATTTAGGTTTGAAACTACACAAAGCGAAACAGACACTGCTCCTTGGTTTTTACGTCTTATACATAAAACCTATTTTATTCGGTGGGTAATGACCTTTATTGGTAAATTAATGCATAAGATTGCCAACCTGCCTCTTGGCAGGAAAAATAATTTTTTCAATGAAAAATTCACTGCAACAAAAACATCAGATGTCATTTATATTTCTGTATTATGTTTTCTGGGCATAATCGCTGGTTTTTACATTTATCACACTGTCCATAACCAATTGACCATTCATGAAATTTTATATGTTATCTGGCTGGGATTTTTAACACTTTTAAGAGTTATAAGCATGATAATTCTGGCAAGTATCATTTGGGTACCTGCAGGAATATGGTTGGGATTACGTCCCAAATGGGCAAAAAGAACACAGGTTATCGCGCAATTCATGGCTGCCTTTCCAGCCAATCTGTTTTTTCCGTTTTTTGTTGTTGGAATTGTTCATTTTCACTTAAGTAGTAATATTTGGTTGACGCCATTGATGATATTGGGAACACAATGGTACATTTTATTTAATGTTGTTGGTGGCGCCTCAAATTTTCCCGGTGATTTGAGAGAGGTGGTAAACAATTTACAAATCCATGGAAAACTATGGTGGTTTAAGATTATGTTGCCTGCCATTTTTCCCTATTATGTTACTGGAGCACTCACTGCATGTGGAGGAGCTTGGAATGCTTCCATCGCTGCAGAATTAGCAAGTTGGGGCAATACAACCTTGATTGCTGAAGGTTTGGGATCATATATCGCACTTGCAACAGAAATGGGCAATACATTTAAGGTCGGACTTGGCATGGTTGTAATGTCGGCCTTTGTCATTCTTTTCAATCGGATTGTCTGGCATCCTTTATATAGTTTTGCGCAACGACGCTTGTCCTTTATCTAA
- a CDS encoding ABC transporter ATP-binding protein yields MNQKQDILLQIKNCQKSYKKDNNSELVVLDNVNLTLKQGEIVGLLGRSGSGKSTLLRIIAGLTPPSKGEVKWKNQLLSGPAKDVAMVFQSFALFPWLTVQDNVQLGLEAKNTPRKNMEQLSEEAIDLIGLGGYEKAYPKELSGGMRQRVGLARALVVHPDLLLMDEPFSALDVLTAENLRTDLIELWVEKKLPVKSILIVTHSIEEAVLMCDRLLIFSSNPGTIAHELEVTFPHPRNREDPAFRQFVDRIYILMTHRDPINVDPNNIDMKQAVNNRYAALPRMSMNLMIGMMETLYTEPYCGKADLPQLAKSLQMELDDLLPIGETLQMLEFADMAEGDIRLTELGKKLVNSELEERKDIFRKSLIKNVSLIRSIRSILDERPNHRASAERFRDELTDTMSPNSARQTLLTIIGWVRYAEIFDFDEETDQFFLDEDDKNIDKS; encoded by the coding sequence ATGAATCAAAAACAGGATATTTTACTTCAAATCAAGAATTGTCAAAAATCATATAAAAAAGATAATAATTCTGAATTGGTGGTTTTAGATAACGTCAATTTAACCTTGAAACAAGGGGAGATTGTTGGATTATTGGGACGCTCTGGCTCTGGAAAATCCACTTTATTGAGAATTATTGCTGGTTTAACCCCACCAAGCAAAGGAGAGGTAAAATGGAAAAACCAATTATTGTCAGGTCCGGCAAAGGATGTAGCAATGGTTTTTCAATCTTTCGCTCTTTTTCCATGGTTGACTGTACAAGATAATGTTCAGTTGGGACTTGAAGCAAAAAACACCCCACGAAAAAATATGGAACAGTTAAGTGAAGAGGCAATAGATCTTATTGGTTTAGGGGGTTATGAAAAGGCTTACCCAAAAGAGCTTTCGGGTGGAATGCGTCAACGTGTTGGATTGGCAAGAGCGTTGGTAGTGCATCCAGATCTTTTATTGATGGATGAACCTTTTTCTGCCCTTGATGTTCTTACAGCTGAAAATTTAAGAACTGATCTTATTGAACTGTGGGTAGAAAAAAAATTACCAGTAAAATCCATTTTGATTGTTACACATAGTATCGAGGAAGCTGTATTGATGTGTGACCGTTTACTTATATTTTCTTCAAATCCGGGTACAATTGCCCACGAGTTGGAAGTTACGTTTCCTCATCCCCGTAATCGGGAAGATCCAGCTTTTCGACAATTTGTTGACCGGATTTATATTCTCATGACTCATCGTGATCCAATCAATGTCGATCCAAACAATATCGATATGAAACAAGCGGTAAATAATCGTTATGCAGCGCTTCCACGTATGTCAATGAATCTTATGATCGGTATGATGGAAACATTATATACAGAACCCTATTGTGGAAAGGCAGATTTGCCTCAATTGGCCAAGAGTCTGCAAATGGAGCTGGATGATTTACTGCCTATTGGTGAAACCTTGCAAATGCTTGAATTCGCTGATATGGCCGAAGGTGATATCCGCCTAACTGAATTGGGAAAAAAACTTGTTAATTCTGAATTGGAAGAACGTAAGGATATTTTCCGTAAGAGTTTGATAAAGAATGTTTCATTGATTCGTTCGATACGTTCCATTCTGGATGAACGACCCAACCATAGAGCAAGTGCTGAAAGGTTCCGCGATGAATTGACTGATACCATGTCACCAAATTCTGCACGTCAGACTTTGTTAACCATTATTGGTTGGGTCAGATATGCAGAAATTTTTGATTTTGATGAGGAAACTGACCAGTTTTTCCTTGATGAAGATGACAAGAATATTGATAAATCATAA
- the msrA gene encoding peptide-methionine (S)-S-oxide reductase MsrA, translated as MHGNEKNQLTNNIVLGGGCFWCIEAILKNVKGIHTIIPGYSGGYTENPTYKEVCTNQTGHAEVVKIIYDPDTISLDYILKLFFVIHDPTTKDRQGGDIGSQYRSIILPASVEQEKIAYKVKKEIQDEKIWKNPIVTEIKMLDKFYPAEKEHQNYFELHPEVAYCQAVIEPKVRKFRQKFIDYLKK; from the coding sequence ATGCATGGAAATGAAAAAAATCAATTGACAAACAATATAGTTTTGGGTGGTGGATGTTTTTGGTGTATAGAAGCAATTTTAAAAAATGTTAAGGGTATCCATACTATTATACCTGGTTATTCAGGAGGATATACTGAAAACCCAACTTATAAGGAGGTATGCACTAATCAAACTGGGCATGCCGAAGTGGTAAAAATCATTTATGATCCTGATACTATTAGTCTTGATTACATATTAAAATTATTTTTTGTTATTCACGATCCCACGACGAAAGATCGACAAGGTGGAGATATCGGTTCGCAATATCGTTCAATAATTTTACCCGCATCTGTAGAGCAGGAAAAAATTGCCTATAAAGTTAAAAAAGAAATTCAAGATGAAAAAATATGGAAAAATCCAATTGTAACAGAAATTAAAATGCTGGATAAATTCTATCCAGCTGAAAAAGAACATCAAAATTATTTTGAATTACATCCTGAAGTGGCTTATTGTCAGGCTGTAATTGAACCAAAAGTCCGAAAATTCCGACAGAAATTTATCGACTACCTAAAAAAATAA
- a CDS encoding valine--tRNA ligase has translation MLDKKFNPSACENDLYHIWEKNGSFSANPEINERKPFAIMIPPPNVTGTLHIGHALTMTLQDTLVRFRRMQGYDVLWQPGTDHAGISTQLVVDRQLTAQGIDRKILGREKFIERVWQWKEESGGQITQQLRRVGASLDWRRERFTMDEGLSEAVKKVFITLYREGLIYQDKRLVNWDPVFRSAVSDLEVENREIQGNLWYIKYPLVEDNTQFIIIATTRPETMLGDTAIAVHPEDDRYKDLIGKKVVVPLTNREIIIVADEYSDPEKGTGAVKITPAHDFNDFEVGRRHNLKLITILDESAAIDLNELTDNEKSDFICSLRSLPRDKARKIIVEELKKLEYIEKIESHKHQVPHAERGGAVIEPRLTTQWYCDAKTLSEPAIRAVQSGRMKFVPKQWENTFFAWMRDLQPWCISRQLWWGHQIPAWYGPDNTVFVAYDENEAKQQALKYYGCEQELRRDEDVLDTWFSSALWPFSTLGWPNETIELDRYYPGNVLITGFDIIFFWVARMMMMGMHFMKDIPFKTIYLHGLVRDEKGQKMSKTKGNGIDPIEIIDEFGADAMRFTICALTGPGRDIKLGKKRIEEYRTFITKLWNAARFCEMNQVTENTEFSLSDIQLSLSQWILAELSKTIRQATAALDNFRYDEYASVCYHFTWDKFCDWFLEFAKSAFQKNNHDTVKEVRTITAFVLKNLLKILHPVIPFVTEIIWAEFGFGKKGSLITSSWPKSYELETAISQKANDEIDFIIKLITEIRVLKAEMNIPPAKLIPVLVKYIDQKHFQIIEQWSDAIGRMARVQSIAKLQNEIPSGSIQTVIDDTILVLPLQGIIDIKKEKERLTKEIEKIALEIEQLNKKLSNQNFLSKARPEIVEENRERLKQLEKSEKRFKTALLHLN, from the coding sequence ATGTTAGATAAAAAATTTAATCCATCTGCTTGTGAAAACGATTTATACCATATATGGGAAAAAAATGGTTCTTTTTCAGCCAATCCGGAAATAAATGAAAGAAAACCTTTTGCCATAATGATCCCGCCACCAAATGTGACGGGTACCTTGCACATAGGACATGCCCTAACGATGACCTTACAGGATACCCTTGTAAGGTTTCGTCGTATGCAGGGATATGATGTGTTGTGGCAACCAGGTACGGATCATGCCGGTATTTCGACTCAATTGGTTGTTGATCGTCAATTAACAGCTCAAGGCATTGATCGTAAAATCTTGGGTAGGGAAAAATTTATTGAACGTGTCTGGCAATGGAAAGAGGAATCTGGTGGTCAAATTACCCAACAATTGAGACGGGTTGGTGCATCTCTTGATTGGAGGAGAGAGCGCTTTACAATGGATGAAGGTTTGTCTGAAGCTGTTAAAAAAGTCTTCATCACGCTTTATCGAGAAGGGTTGATTTATCAGGATAAGCGTTTGGTGAACTGGGATCCTGTTTTCAGATCTGCCGTTTCCGATCTTGAAGTCGAAAATAGAGAAATACAGGGAAATCTCTGGTATATCAAATACCCGTTAGTAGAGGATAATACTCAATTTATCATTATTGCAACAACTCGTCCAGAAACAATGTTGGGTGATACTGCAATCGCTGTTCATCCAGAAGATGACCGTTATAAAGATCTGATAGGCAAAAAAGTTGTTGTTCCATTAACTAATCGTGAAATTATAATTGTTGCCGATGAATATTCAGATCCTGAAAAAGGTACAGGAGCAGTGAAAATTACACCTGCTCATGATTTTAATGATTTTGAAGTAGGTCGTCGTCACAACCTGAAATTGATAACAATTTTGGATGAAAGTGCAGCAATTGATCTAAATGAGTTAACTGACAATGAAAAATCAGATTTTATATGTTCTTTACGATCATTACCTCGTGATAAAGCACGCAAAATCATTGTCGAAGAATTAAAAAAGCTTGAATATATTGAAAAAATAGAATCGCATAAACATCAGGTTCCTCATGCTGAACGTGGAGGGGCAGTTATTGAACCTAGATTAACCACACAATGGTATTGTGACGCAAAAACGCTTTCTGAACCTGCTATCAGGGCGGTACAATCGGGAAGGATGAAATTCGTTCCCAAACAATGGGAAAACACTTTTTTTGCTTGGATGAGGGATCTGCAACCCTGGTGTATAAGTCGCCAATTATGGTGGGGGCATCAAATACCCGCGTGGTATGGTCCTGATAATACTGTTTTTGTAGCCTATGATGAAAACGAGGCTAAACAGCAAGCATTAAAATATTATGGATGTGAGCAGGAATTACGAAGAGATGAAGATGTTTTGGATACATGGTTTTCATCCGCATTGTGGCCATTTTCGACATTGGGGTGGCCAAATGAAACAATAGAGCTAGACCGTTATTATCCCGGAAACGTGTTGATAACAGGTTTTGATATCATTTTCTTTTGGGTTGCGAGAATGATGATGATGGGAATGCATTTTATGAAAGATATTCCCTTTAAAACCATTTATTTACATGGACTTGTACGTGACGAAAAAGGTCAAAAAATGTCCAAAACCAAAGGGAATGGTATCGATCCTATTGAAATAATCGACGAGTTCGGTGCTGATGCAATGCGATTCACTATTTGCGCTTTGACAGGGCCGGGTCGAGATATCAAACTAGGTAAAAAACGTATTGAGGAATATCGTACATTCATCACCAAGTTATGGAATGCTGCACGATTTTGCGAAATGAATCAAGTGACTGAAAATACCGAATTTTCACTATCCGATATTCAGTTATCCCTAAGTCAATGGATTTTAGCAGAATTATCAAAAACGATTAGACAGGCCACAGCTGCTCTGGATAATTTTCGTTATGATGAATATGCTTCTGTTTGTTATCATTTTACATGGGATAAATTTTGTGATTGGTTTTTAGAATTTGCAAAATCAGCGTTTCAAAAAAATAACCACGATACAGTAAAAGAAGTTAGAACAATCACTGCTTTTGTATTAAAGAATTTGTTAAAAATTTTACATCCCGTTATTCCGTTTGTAACAGAAATTATTTGGGCTGAATTTGGATTTGGTAAAAAAGGAAGCCTGATCACGTCTTCATGGCCAAAAAGTTATGAATTGGAGACAGCTATTTCTCAAAAGGCAAATGATGAAATAGATTTTATAATAAAATTAATAACTGAAATTCGTGTTTTAAAAGCTGAAATGAATATCCCGCCAGCAAAATTAATACCTGTTCTGGTTAAATATATTGATCAAAAACATTTCCAAATTATTGAACAATGGTCAGATGCCATTGGCAGAATGGCCAGAGTGCAATCTATTGCCAAATTACAGAATGAAATACCATCTGGTTCGATTCAAACAGTTATAGATGATACAATCTTAGTTTTACCTTTACAAGGCATTATTGATATAAAGAAAGAAAAAGAACGCTTAACAAAGGAAATCGAAAAAATTGCATTGGAAATTGAACAGCTGAATAAAAAATTATCCAACCAGAATTTTCTTAGTAAGGCAAGACCTGAAATTGTTGAAGAAAATCGTGAACGGTTAAAACAGTTAGAAAAATCTGAAAAGCGATTTAAAACCGCTTTATTGCATTTAAATTAA
- a CDS encoding TolC family outer membrane protein yields the protein MIVNRNFGISLLTFFASTTVYAQNYDGSGMPSFIPHTLEEALATAYLTNPDLQQERASLRAVDEQVSTAHAGWRPTITTGLTGVVTEGYNLGVSEPALGAAGVHYPKSTTEQKSGGRLGYGANVNITQPIYQGGKTTAQTHEAINKVMAERAKLLSTEQKVFSKVIDAYVAVIQYQQLLQININNEKILAEQVKATHQRFNLGEVTRTDSAQAEAALAAARAQRQTTEGDLRGAEATYTQVVGIAPAPNLKPPQPLILPIKTEQEAIAQAASNNPDVISALFTEASQKDDVNVAISEIMPKLNASLSYQRMVNQGVGQNTSDQKMGMLQLNIPIYQSGAEYSKIREAKQLAQAAHRQVSSQRRSAMQLASTNWQKLMAAKAAIASNRAAIASNIIALAGVEKQAVVGTSTTLEMLQQQQTLLNSQTTLIQNLSSMVTASYSIASAIGRLTAQDLKLNVPHYDYTAYYNAVKNRWWGMSDYAQDQPGR from the coding sequence ATGATCGTCAATCGTAATTTTGGAATAAGTTTATTAACATTTTTTGCATCGACTACTGTATATGCTCAAAATTATGATGGATCAGGTATGCCAAGTTTTATTCCGCATACGCTTGAAGAAGCTCTGGCGACAGCTTATCTAACCAATCCAGATTTGCAACAGGAACGTGCCAGCTTGAGAGCCGTGGATGAACAGGTTTCGACAGCACATGCAGGTTGGAGACCGACTATCACGACTGGTTTGACTGGTGTTGTGACAGAGGGTTATAACTTAGGTGTGTCTGAACCGGCATTAGGTGCTGCAGGAGTTCATTATCCTAAATCTACTACAGAACAAAAATCAGGTGGACGACTTGGATATGGTGCAAATGTTAATATAACACAACCTATTTATCAGGGTGGGAAAACGACTGCTCAAACGCATGAGGCAATAAACAAGGTCATGGCTGAAAGGGCAAAACTTTTATCAACTGAACAAAAGGTTTTTAGCAAGGTTATTGATGCTTATGTAGCTGTTATACAATATCAGCAGTTGTTACAGATTAATATTAACAATGAAAAAATTCTGGCTGAACAGGTCAAGGCCACACATCAGCGTTTTAATCTTGGAGAAGTTACGCGAACCGATTCTGCACAGGCGGAAGCGGCATTAGCCGCAGCACGAGCACAGCGTCAAACGACTGAAGGAGATTTGCGTGGTGCTGAGGCAACCTATACCCAAGTTGTGGGGATTGCGCCAGCTCCTAATCTCAAACCACCTCAACCTTTGATTTTACCGATCAAAACAGAACAGGAAGCAATTGCACAGGCAGCATCAAACAATCCAGACGTGATTTCAGCCCTGTTTACTGAAGCATCACAAAAAGATGATGTAAATGTGGCTATATCGGAAATTATGCCTAAGCTTAATGCTTCTTTATCCTATCAACGCATGGTCAATCAAGGAGTAGGACAAAATACATCAGATCAAAAAATGGGTATGTTGCAATTAAACATTCCCATTTATCAAAGTGGTGCGGAATATTCTAAAATACGTGAAGCAAAACAGTTGGCTCAGGCTGCACATCGTCAAGTCAGTTCTCAACGAAGAAGTGCCATGCAGCTTGCCTCTACAAACTGGCAAAAATTAATGGCAGCCAAAGCGGCCATAGCAAGCAACCGTGCCGCCATTGCGTCAAATATCATTGCTTTGGCTGGTGTTGAAAAACAGGCTGTTGTTGGAACAAGTACAACATTGGAAATGTTACAACAGCAACAAACCTTGTTAAATTCACAAACCACACTTATTCAGAATTTAAGCTCAATGGTAACGGCATCTTATAGTATTGCTTCAGCCATTGGGCGTTTAACGGCACAAGACCTTAAACTGAATGTTCCCCATTATGATTATACAGCATATTATAATGCTGTTAAAAACAGATGGTGGGGTATGAGTGACTACGCACAGGATCAACCTGGACGTTAA
- a CDS encoding protein-L-isoaspartate O-methyltransferase family protein, producing MTHPNFDFVQARQNMIENQLRPAEVSHVKLIEIMRVLPREYCVLNNQKEMAYSDINISLFDQRYLSEPRVLARLVQLANIEAKQKILVIGAGTGYLSAIISLMGAEVYALEENEKLSVIGKKFCNKYASDVQWCDGILQDGYPKNKFYDAIIIDGCIKEISKKLIDQLNKNGHIITVLKKDGDIGHAVTAKKIDEGIVIQKSFYAALPYLPEFMK from the coding sequence ATGACCCATCCGAATTTTGATTTTGTTCAGGCCCGGCAAAACATGATTGAAAATCAGTTACGTCCAGCTGAAGTCAGTCATGTTAAATTAATAGAAATAATGCGTGTTTTACCACGCGAATATTGTGTTCTGAATAACCAAAAAGAAATGGCTTATTCAGATATTAATATTTCACTTTTTGATCAACGGTATCTTAGTGAGCCAAGAGTGCTTGCCAGACTTGTTCAACTAGCAAATATTGAAGCAAAGCAAAAAATATTGGTTATTGGTGCAGGGACTGGATATCTTTCAGCCATTATTTCCTTAATGGGTGCGGAAGTATATGCATTGGAAGAAAATGAAAAGTTGTCTGTTATTGGAAAAAAATTCTGTAATAAATATGCATCTGACGTGCAATGGTGTGATGGAATATTACAGGATGGATATCCAAAAAATAAATTTTATGATGCCATAATAATTGACGGCTGTATTAAGGAAATTTCAAAAAAACTGATTGATCAATTAAATAAAAATGGTCATATTATTACGGTATTAAAAAAAGATGGTGATATAGGTCATGCAGTTACAGCAAAAAAGATTGATGAAGGTATAGTAATACAAAAAAGTTTTTATGCTGCCTTACCTTATTTACCAGAATTCATGAAATAA
- a CDS encoding SDR family NAD(P)-dependent oxidoreductase, with the protein MIDINLSKNNQTLNYQPKTQFNSAKNILITGASSGIGQSLAIACANKGKTLFLWGRSQEKLDRTAQLCLNKGAKVQIFSIDLADSKNSLRQLETLLSNYTIDMAIMAAGSGDIREDKNNLESDELLLKLMHLNYVTPCVMSNKIAQQMIDRGIYGQLVFVGSVAAFHSLPFATAYSSSKAGLSRFVDSLRISVKKWNIKITLITPGFVDTPMSQRLECNKPFMISLETATQKIIKAVNEGKAELIMPKLFVYLKWIDLVMPNRLKDFILSHLRVKQS; encoded by the coding sequence TTGATAGATATAAATTTATCAAAAAACAATCAAACCTTAAATTATCAACCAAAAACTCAATTTAATTCTGCAAAAAATATTCTGATTACCGGGGCTTCCAGTGGAATAGGCCAATCGTTGGCAATAGCATGTGCAAACAAAGGCAAAACTCTTTTTTTATGGGGTCGTTCTCAAGAAAAGTTGGATAGAACGGCACAATTATGTCTAAACAAAGGGGCAAAGGTTCAAATATTTAGTATCGATCTTGCAGATTCAAAAAATAGCTTACGCCAACTGGAAACATTATTAAGCAATTATACAATTGATATGGCAATCATGGCTGCCGGTTCTGGGGATATAAGGGAGGATAAAAACAATTTGGAAAGTGATGAGTTATTATTGAAACTGATGCATTTAAATTATGTAACACCATGTGTAATGAGTAATAAAATAGCTCAACAAATGATTGATCGTGGAATTTATGGACAATTGGTCTTTGTCGGTTCGGTTGCTGCATTTCATTCATTGCCTTTTGCAACTGCCTATAGTAGTTCAAAAGCCGGTTTAAGTCGTTTTGTTGATTCTTTGAGAATTTCCGTGAAAAAATGGAATATAAAAATCACTTTAATTACTCCTGGATTTGTCGATACACCCATGAGCCAAAGGTTGGAATGTAACAAACCTTTTATGATTTCATTAGAAACCGCAACTCAAAAAATAATTAAAGCGGTTAATGAGGGAAAAGCAGAGCTAATTATGCCTAAATTGTTTGTTTATCTAAAATGGATTGATCTTGTTATGCCTAACAGATTAAAAGACTTTATTCTCTCTCATCTTAGAGTGAAACAATCTTGA